Proteins co-encoded in one Gossypium arboreum isolate Shixiya-1 chromosome 11, ASM2569848v2, whole genome shotgun sequence genomic window:
- the LOC108466007 gene encoding uncharacterized protein LOC108466007, producing MAKRVGMSRDNGRGRKGWTLTAAVTNIFEFVRLAEFEILFILFLIIAFIIFKDLTSRPEYNQLLVKKPGGVDWWPY from the exons ATGGCAAAGCGCGTGGGTATGAGTCGGGATAACGGCAGAGGCAGGAAAGGGTGGACGCTGACCGCCGCCGTCACTAACATCTTCGAATTTGTCAGATTGGCCGAGTTCGAGATCCTCTTTATCCTCTTCCTCATCATCGCTTTTATCATCTTCAAAGATCTC ACATCGCGGCCTGAATACAATCAATTGCTCGTGAAAAAACCCGGCGGTGTAGATTGGTGGCCGTACTAA
- the LOC108466001 gene encoding uncharacterized protein At1g65710-like has product MGGCFSKKKASSPHHNPQPKPKPKPQPQSTTAPLSSALPPLAAETNLKTGSEPKVHLVTEEEQSAKASQEESLVKKEIFVIKHRKSHDRDKRSPSPQNPTQSTENEPASSASTEGGVVCNINTAVRTSSCTKEEVDAILIQCGRLSRSNSSGKTPSRKYSGSKRSYDFDCENDNDIGAAASTDYGSRKKGNDNLREDDRPRHRQSSRSSSQGRRRTPSRERDQQQQRSGSRERVNGSGGGRRVSRSPGRRSENTEGTHGNNAANASNRPGKMVSVPATVSSLAMDKSSNGVEPSTTTANAIKRISVKRNVGDAGVVGVSRSAASPRSQSPARTNNAKGCNENQQQPTLSRSSSRKAEHSPYRRNPLSEIDPNSLAYPQSATTNKGQGGIKKSNVEMNHKASVQGSNHKAGSIATNVEDVKTQPPKAGADNLKPQQLTRSRSSRRSRDLDLNPEILLNPIPSSYTTLLLEDIQNFHQNNNNNPPQFSLPACVSKACSILEAVADLNSTTSSNLSGALSDRKGPPTDDSNKNSYNNMTVGRKMTEAGDPFVESEVIGSDHLMEPSFHKYVTVRRGGGGADMEEQESSGSNSIAGSGQQHWGFSSSSWEPNSADSTDRWSSRTKSRQEDYNSPLGLQRHAFAEAGSGMKK; this is encoded by the exons ATGGGTGGCTGTTTCAGCAAAAAGAAAGCCTCTTCCCCCCATCATAACCCTCAGCCAAAGCCAAAGCCAAAGCCGCAGCCTCAGTCGACCACGGCTCCCCTTTCTTCTGCACTACCACCATTAGCGGCCGAGACCAACCTCAAAACCGGAAGCGAGCCCAAGGTTCACCTGGTAACTGAAGAAGAACAGTCTGCGAAAGCAAGCCAAGAGGAGAGCTTGGTGAAGAAGGAGATATTCGTCATAAAACACAGAAAGAGCCATGACAGAGACAAACGCTCCCCTTCGCCGCAAAATCCAACGCAGTCAACCGAAAACGAGCCCGCTTCCTCTGCCTCCACCGAAGGAGGCGTAGTCTGCAACATCAATACTGCTGTGAGGACGTCCAGCTGCACTAAAGAGGAAGTAGATGCCATTTTGATACAATGCGGAAGGCTTAGCAGAAGCAACTCCTCGGGGAAAACGCCTTCCAGGAAGTACTCCGGTTCCAAGCGAAGTTACGATTTCGATTGCGAAAACGACAACGATATCGGCGCTGCTGCTTCAACTGATTATGGTTCGAGGAAGAAAGGGAATGATAATTTACGTGAAGACGACCGTCCTCGCCACCGGCAATCAAGTAGGTCTTCTTCTCAAGGAAGGAGGAGGACTCCGAGCAGAGAAAGAGACCAGCAGCAACAACGCTCCGGGAGCAGAGAAAGAGTTAACGGCAGCGGTGGTGGAAGACGAGTGAGCCGATCCCCAGGAAGAAGATCAGAGAACACTGAAGGCACCCATGGTAATAATGCTGCCAATGCCAGTAACAGGCCCGGAAAGATGGTCTCTGTTCCGGCAACCGTTTCTTCATTGGCAATGGATAAGAGCAGCAACGGTGTAGAACCTTCCACGACTACTGCTAATGCCATCAAAAGGATCTCTGTGAAGAGGAATGTGGGAGATGCGGGTGTAGTAGGTGTTTCAAGGAGCGCCGCATCACCTCGGTCTCAGTCCCCTGCAAGGACTAATAATGCCAAAGGCTGCAATGAGAATCAGCAACAACCAACTCTTAGTCGCAGTTCCTCCAGGAAAGCAGAGCATTCGCCTTATAGAAGAAACCCCTTGAGCGAGATTGATCCCAACTCACTTGCATACCCACAGTCAGCTACCACCAACAAAGGACAAGGAGGAATCAAG AAATCGAATGTTGAGATGAACCACAAAGCCAGTGTTCAAGGTAGCAACCATAAAGCTGGCAGCATTGCTACAAATGTTGAAGATGTCAAGACACAGCCACCCAAGGCCGGAGCTGATAATCTGAAACCTCAACAATTAACGAGAAGCAGATCCTCTAGGAGGTCACGGGACCTGGACCTGAATCCAGAAATTTTGTTGAACCCCATCCCATCGTCATACACAACGCTATTGCTTGAAGACATCCAAAATTTTCaccaaaacaacaacaacaatcctCCTCAGTTTTCACTCCCAGCGTGCGTGAGCAAGGCCTGCTCCATTTTGGAAGCAGTTGCTGACCTCAACTCCACTACAAGCTCCAACCTCTCTGGTGCATTGTCTGATAGAAAAGGTCCCCCAACAGATGATTCAAACAAGAACTCCTACAACAACATGACTGTAGGGAGGAAAATGACGGAAGCGGGAGACCCATTCGTTGAATCCGAGGTAATTGGAAGTGATCATTTGATGGAGCCAAGTTTTCACAAGTACGTGACAGTTAGGAGAGGTGGTGGTGGGGCAGATATGGAGGAACAAGAATCATCAGGGAGCAATAGTATAGCGGGCAGTGGGCAGCAGCATTGGGGATTTTCATCCTCCTCGTGGGAACCCAATTCAGCAGATTCAACGGATCGATGGAGTTCAAGGACAAAAAGCAGACAAGAGGATTACAACAGTCCCCTGGGACTCCAGAGGCATGCCTTTGCTGAAGCAGGTAGTGGCATGAAAAAGTAG